The Lycium ferocissimum isolate CSIRO_LF1 chromosome 10, AGI_CSIRO_Lferr_CH_V1, whole genome shotgun sequence genome window below encodes:
- the LOC132034960 gene encoding uncharacterized protein LOC132034960 gives MGKSIELVKILKKRRINIACVQETKWVGSRAKNVDTYKLWFSNRSRDRNGVGILVDNDLRDQVVGVKRVSDRLMKIKLVVGGFILHIISAYAPQAGLGEEEKRRFWEDLDEMMGVVANSSFPKKEEHLVTFRSSVAKMQIDFLLLRRDDQGLCKDCKVILSENLTTQHKLLVMDLEIKMRKRKRVMDDRPRIKWGSLTMTGALEMGEKLRAMEVSHP, from the exons ATGGGGAAGTCCATCGAactagttaagattcttaagaagaggaggattaatatagcttgtgTCCAGGAGACTAAATGGGTAGGATCCAGGGCTAAAAATGTGGACACGTATAAGTTATGGTTCTCAAATAGGTCGAGGGATAGGAATGGGGTAGGCATTTTAGTAGATAATGATTTAAGAGACCAGGTGGTAGGGGTTAAGAGGGTCAGTGATAGGTTGATGAAGATTAAGCTGGTCGTTGGAGGGTTTATTTTGCACATTATTAGTGCTTACGCGCCGCAAGCGGGCTTGGGCGAGGAGGAGAAAAGACGtttttgggaggatttggacGAGATGATGGGAG TGGTAGCCAATTCGAGTTTCCCTAAGAAGGAggagcacttggtaacctttCGTAGTTCGGTGGCTAAGATGCAGATAGACTTTTTACTCCTTAGGAGGGATGATCAAGGTCTTTGTAAAGACTGTAAGGTGATTCTGAGTGAGAATCTAACGACCCAGCATAAGCTcttggtgatggatttggaaATCAAGATGAGGAAGAGAAAGAGGGTCATGGATGACAGGCCAAGGATCAAATGGGGGAGTTTGACCATGACAGGTGCCCTGGAGATGGGGGAGAAGTTGAGGGCTATGGAAGTGTCACACCCCTAA